TTCCGATGACTCTCATCACTGTTATCCTCTTTCTTCTTAAGCCCTTCAGCAACTCTTCTACCATAATCAGGATCGGCTTTTTTGAAATGGTCTATCATCTGCTCTTGAATGTCTTGTCGACACGGCTTTAAAGCATTTACCAAATTGTTGATAAGCTCACTTCGTTCAAATTCGCTAAATCGTCGATAAGTTTCACCAGCTTGCTTGAAATTATTTTGCCGATCGATAGCTTCTCGTTTTACATCACCTTCTACATAAGGGGTGTGATCTTTACCGTCTTGCTGTGCTTCTTTTAAACCGCCAATAATAGAAGGCTCGTAATTGACATGTGGATTTTGATTGTCACCTTTGTCCACATAATAGTTCATTTGGCCAGCTCGCTGATTCGTGGACACATGCTTTTTCGGAGAATTAATTGGTAACTGTAAGTAATTTGAGCCCACACGGTAACGCTGTGTATCAGAATATGAGAAAGTTCGCCCCTGCAGTAGCTTGTCATCTGAAAAATCAAGTCCATCCACGAGCACGCCTGTACCAAAAGCGGCTTGTTCCACTTCTGCAAAATAGTCCTCTGGGTTTTTATTTAGTACCATCTTACCTACAGGCTGCCAAGGGACATCTTCTTTATACCAGAGCTTTGTTGGGTCAAGGGGGTCATAATCTAATTCGGGATGATCATCATCCGTTAAAATTTGCACGAAAAGCTCCCATTCAGGGTAATCACCTTCGTCAATCGCTTCATATAAATCTTGAGTCGCGTGGTTGAAATTTTTCGCTTGAATGTTTTCAGCTTCTTGCTGTGTCAAGTTTCTAATGCCTTGTTTCGGTTCCCAATGATATTTAACGAGAACGCCTTTCCCCTCTTTATTCACCCATTTATACGTATTGACGCCTGATCCTTGCATGTATCTATAATTAGCAGGAATTCCCCAAGGAGAAAAAAGAAATGTCACCATATGCGTGGCTTCTGGTGACTGTGAAACAAAATCAAAAATCCGTTCACCGTCTTGAAGGTTTGTAACTGGATCTGGTTTAAAGGCATGAACGAGATCTGGAAACTTTAGTGGATCTCTTATAAAGAAAATCTTCAAATTATTTCCGACTAAATCCCAATTACCATCTTCTGTGTAAAATTTTATGGCAAAACCTCTCGGATCACGTAAGGTTTCCGGGGAGTTGCCGCCATGTATAACGGAGGAAAAACGAACAAAAACAGGAGTACGTTTACCTTTTTCCTGAAATAACTTAGCTCTTGTATAGGTGGAGGCTGGTTCATCTCCTACAGTTCCATAAGCTTCAAAGTAGCCATGTGCTCCAGCACCTCTTGCGTGGACAACACGCTCTGGAATCCGCTCTCTGTCAAAGTGACTGATTTTTTCAAGAAAATCGTAATTTTCAAGGGTCGTGGGGCCACGATTACCCACAGTTCTCACATTTTGATTATCGGTGACAGGATGCCCTTGTCTGTTTGTCAGTGTATCATCATCGTGATGATTGGCTGCTTCGTTTTTATCTTTCACAAAAAAACCTCCTTATACTTGGTGGTAACACAGTGATATTTTTCCATATAAAAAAGGTCTTATACATTTTTTTAGTATGAGAAGTGACTCATTTATAATGTCCGCCTATTTTAGCTGCTCTGTCCTTAGCCTGACTAGAGGCCAATAAAGAGGAGGCGCGTACGAGGGACGTTTTACCATATTTAGTGAGGATCTTATCTGTCTCATAACCTAATTTTATCTGGTCAGGTCGTTTTTCTTTAAATAAGCTTAGTTGTATAGAGTCGTCACTGACTAAGTTTGTAAGTGACACATGCAAACGTCTAATGGGTTGCCCATCCCAAAAGGTTTCAAAAAGTTCACAGGCGAAACGATATGTTTCTAATGTAATATTTGTAGGGTCAGGGATCGTGATTTGCCGATGAAATCCTGTTTTGATGTGATAGGAAGAACCAGTCACTCCAAGAGTTATAGTCTGTCCCATGACGTGAGCGTGCCTCGCTCGGCGACATACTTCTTCACAAAGTTCTAACAATACAACTTTAATATCTGTTATCTCGTGATAATCACGAGGGAGGGTCATCCCGTTACCGATCCCTTTTTGTCCGTCAGTAGTCGACAGAGAGACTGGAGAATAGTCAATACCATGAGCATTCATCCAAAGAACTTGACCATGAATTCCCCACTCTTTTTTTATTTTAGCTACGTCTGTAAGCGCTAAGTCACCGATTGTACGGATGGCACGACGCTGTAAATGACGAACCATCTTACTGCCCGCACGAAAGAGTTTTTCGATTGGCAGGGGCCATAGAACGTTTTCGATCTCGTCTTTTTTTAAATGAAAAATGCCGTTCGGTTTATGTTTAGAAAAAGTGTCACATGCCATTTTTGCCAACACTTTATTTTCACCAATCCCGACTCTAGCAAAGACTCGTAGCTTTAAATAAATCTCATGTTGAATATGGCGAGCGATATCTTCAGGGGTACCAAAGAGTTTTTGAGAATAGGTCACATCCATGAATTGTTCATCGATGCTATATGGTTCTACAAGATCCGTTATACTTTTAAGGATATCTGTAATAGCTAGGGAATTATCAATATATTCTTGCATATGAGGAGGGACAGAGATGAGATTAGGGCATTTTTCTCGTGCTTCCCATAGTCGTTCACCGTTTTTAATTCCTGCCTGCTTAGCAAGGGGGCAGGCTGCTAAAATAACGCCAGAACGCCTTTCTGGATCCCCGGAGACGACGAGAGGCTGATTTAAATGATGATAATATTTCGCCTTTTCTAC
The DNA window shown above is from Salipaludibacillus agaradhaerens and carries:
- the katX gene encoding catalase KatX, which produces MKDKNEAANHHDDDTLTNRQGHPVTDNQNVRTVGNRGPTTLENYDFLEKISHFDRERIPERVVHARGAGAHGYFEAYGTVGDEPASTYTRAKLFQEKGKRTPVFVRFSSVIHGGNSPETLRDPRGFAIKFYTEDGNWDLVGNNLKIFFIRDPLKFPDLVHAFKPDPVTNLQDGERIFDFVSQSPEATHMVTFLFSPWGIPANYRYMQGSGVNTYKWVNKEGKGVLVKYHWEPKQGIRNLTQQEAENIQAKNFNHATQDLYEAIDEGDYPEWELFVQILTDDDHPELDYDPLDPTKLWYKEDVPWQPVGKMVLNKNPEDYFAEVEQAAFGTGVLVDGLDFSDDKLLQGRTFSYSDTQRYRVGSNYLQLPINSPKKHVSTNQRAGQMNYYVDKGDNQNPHVNYEPSIIGGLKEAQQDGKDHTPYVEGDVKREAIDRQNNFKQAGETYRRFSEFERSELINNLVNALKPCRQDIQEQMIDHFKKADPDYGRRVAEGLKKKEDNSDESHRNPIGATESESAVRQAEAESHPSDPY
- a CDS encoding DNA polymerase IV — its product is MMKKVIFLVDMQSFFASVEKAKYYHHLNQPLVVSGDPERRSGVILAACPLAKQAGIKNGERLWEAREKCPNLISVPPHMQEYIDNSLAITDILKSITDLVEPYSIDEQFMDVTYSQKLFGTPEDIARHIQHEIYLKLRVFARVGIGENKVLAKMACDTFSKHKPNGIFHLKKDEIENVLWPLPIEKLFRAGSKMVRHLQRRAIRTIGDLALTDVAKIKKEWGIHGQVLWMNAHGIDYSPVSLSTTDGQKGIGNGMTLPRDYHEITDIKVVLLELCEEVCRRARHAHVMGQTITLGVTGSSYHIKTGFHRQITIPDPTNITLETYRFACELFETFWDGQPIRRLHVSLTNLVSDDSIQLSLFKEKRPDQIKLGYETDKILTKYGKTSLVRASSLLASSQAKDRAAKIGGHYK